In Perca fluviatilis chromosome 3, GENO_Pfluv_1.0, whole genome shotgun sequence, the following proteins share a genomic window:
- the tp53bp1 gene encoding TP53-binding protein 1 isoform X4, which yields MDPGGSELDSSLPQPENPCLIVEDSQPDSVALEDDPESSYRALLARRLSSLQPTSRSPVLMETSIQPSIHPSSQPSTIQGHLELISSPLGSRLSQTDSQLESSQSNNQAEPGILMADNPSSAFQEESQVLNICPPANKKKCAAEDTDMDSGADSTTHCIQSEEGTSQFGFLELSQSQDLRGEARNSQEEEEDIVPQPDSERRTKLAEQSISSRTSESQDNKAVRSEVSSSSSLEPPGPLGRQLSVQALLHSQASGEQGEQDCEILSSQEDMFDADKTGAAVDSTVSEPEQQAHPTSTPAHTLRLLHLSGQGTLVQESLSQSSVDYVAPTPDNFTHTPLIVPSSPTGPENEHGADEAMDTSLPPEDRALEKEEPMETEAASKPHPSASTPVSQNSPGFVLEQTLSIPSQPEFSHDVFVPTQSQEAPQQSDKKMALLPRETQSQQLESAAFTLPLQLSVNTQSSSPAQKTSEHVEEDSQATQIEELEEPPGVDTSDSVVSHQRSESNGVSSESQTVASSKASTSAESPKHRSECAKKELSNLLQQSDVHKKTSLNVQDVNVKDSKSDSKEAGSAEAVSCSQSKFDPSVNSCVQETPPDTTPCSLSSQSMISNTSAVDVVKGSVDLGKEGGTAKSPSVKPLSQKCGTVGNSQMVKDMTDESVQDEVEEEEVVMEEGESALGGGASGMALALSQSQLLSPEPVEGESGDRGEDSVIVVADSERDSQVLPKDVSSQSKTNSSQPIGGNVSLSTNGHGSQAQAKKVHPAPDRLSQTERVGPEPEGLKDKSLSDSSGEISFHFTLPKEGELIGPAVGATPPLISQLKQRLRHSTPIEITSFSEKSGVVGDVSADGAMAASDIVSGESGDDTTEKGDGKLSLRMKLVTPVEEGSSERFSLQKPALSEEDESVVKVTTVAKAVTSSPSVFSRVRQVHRQQEPREDSQAGGNTTSVREELFASPQRSSQASSLGCNSLPNSQSEPSQQEVLAAPQESRKDPPGPTEESGDKRGPPQAPEPPTPNRTDGRQRAPQQTIASSPSNKLRQRTVSQQTSFDAPGPRSPAGRGEPESPSFRRTAAPAHRRHVRTIQEVRTTVTRIITDVYYEDGKEVERKVTEETEEPVVDSQVLDSDISPCRTGSSSLTSGDLADISSLSSKASSLQHSSGGTSSSGFTRPDFTRPDFIMPPSRGAVSFSPRRGGGQQQRGHRGHRGQRAGSVVTMHRGDSTLGSRAFVPLTPRGRARRGRPPSRSSMSRGGGVGSLQRLGAHGQPQSSSEDELYTRMLPPRLPVSPTDAELPSHSDSLRSSPEEASSAGSSFVGLRVVAKWSSNGYFYSGRIIKDIGEGRFRLRFDDGYECEVAGKDILLCDPIPLGTEVTALLEDEYFSIGVVRGHKTEGQELFYSVEKDGQTQWYNRTAIILSLEQGNKLREQHSLGPYEPSTPLTKASDISLDNLVEGKRRRRGGPEGQNTPNRSSSSSPRTPGPSGKRKLMASEDNRTPAKRGRRGSGVKAAQRVGLCNTSGSGTDLPGQSCDVGETHGPLPQNTTLFMGFAFMLTTSSEIDRLTNKHSSDDEEDYVQTGPYNKAYTESQLQAGGGFVLPDFNEEQCKAAYQSLLIADQHCRTRKYLLCLASGVPCVSHIWVRDCCKENKLLNYRNYLLPAGVGPDETIVEWHPRCSPFKALRVLLVFEKPVELWAQLITLGGGSSLRQFQADKEGLDIPAGKYDVVVTDRACPPLVEKNVTSQEVPLVSPEWLIQSIIRGERLGFHSKPQYRHDYSSTSSS from the exons agGGAACCTCTCAGTTTGGTTTTCTCGAGCTTTCTCAGAGTCAGGATCTGCGAGGTGAAGCGAGGAACAgtcaggaggaagaagaagacatcGTACCGCAGCCAGACAGCGAAAGACGCACCAAATTAG CAGAGCAGAGCATTAGCTCCAGGACTTCAGAGAGTCAGGACAACAAAGCAGTGAG ATCTGAGGTGAGCTCCAGCAGCTCATTAGAGCCTCCGGGTCCGTTGGGGAGGCAGCTGAGCGTCCAGGCTCTTCTGCACTCACAGGCCTCTGGTGAGCAGGGCGAGCAGGACTGTGAGATCCTGTCCTCGCAGGAGGACATGTTCGACGCTGACAAGACAG GTGCTGCGGTGGACAGCACAGTGTCTGAGCCGGAGCAGCAGGCTCACCCCACCTCGACACCGGCCCACACCCTGCGACTGCTGCATCTGTCTGGACAGGGAACACTGGTGCAGGAAAGTCTGTCCCA GAGCTCTGTTGACTATGTTGCCCCCACCCCAGACAACTTCACCCACACCCCTTTAATTGTTCCCAGCTCACCAACTGGACCAGAGAATGAACACG GTGCTGATGAAGCGATGGATACTTCACTGCCCCCCGAAGACCGGGCTTTAGAAAAGGAAGAGCCGATGGAAACGGAGGCAGCCTCCAAGCCACACCCGTCCGCCTCTACTCCTGTATCCCAGAATTCCCCTGGATTTGTGTTGGAGCAAACTCTCTCTATACCCTCCCAGCCAGAGTTCTCtcat GATGTGTTTGTCCCAACGCAGAGCCAAGAGGCACCACAGCAGTCCGATAAGAAGATGGCATTATTGCCTCGCGAGACACAGTCTCAACAGCTGGAGTCAGCTGCTTTCACTTTGCCTTTGCAGCTCTCCGTGAACACGCAGAGCAGTAGCCCAGCCCAGAAGACCTCAGAACATGTTGAGGAGGACAGCCAGGCCACTCAGATCGAGGAACTGGAGGAGCCGCCCGGTGTCGACACCAGCGACTCGGTGGTTTCACACCAGAGGAGCGAGAGCAACGGCGTCTCTTCAGAGTCACAAACTGTCGCCAGTTCTAAAGCTTCCACCTCTGCTGAATCACCAAAGCATCGCAGCGAATGTGCCAAGAAGGAGTTGTCCAATCTGTTGCAGCAGTCTGACGTGCACAAAAAGACCTCTTTGAATGTACAAGATGTGAATGTAAAAGACAGTAAGAGTGATAGCAAAGAGGCAGGCTCTGCTGAAGCGGTGTCCTGCTCTCAATCAAAGTTTGATCCCTCCGTTAACAGCTGTGTGCAGGAGACTCCCCCAGACACTACACCATGCAGTTTGTCCTCGCAGTCTATGATCTCTAACACATCTGCTGTGGATGTGGTGAAGGGTTCTGTAGACTtggggaaggaaggaggaactGCAAAGAGTCCTTCTGTAAAACCATTGTCACAGAAGTGTGGAACGGTTGGCAACAGTCAAATGGTCAAAGACATGACTGATGAGTCTGTGCAGGATGAGGTAGAAGAAGAGGAGGTGGTgatggaggagggggagagcGCATTGGGAGGCGGGGCCTCAGGAATGGCTCTGGCCCTCTCCCAGAGCCAGCTGTTGTCTCCTGAGCCCGTCGAGGGGGAGAGCGGcgacagaggagaggacagtGTCATCGTCGTTGCAGACAGCGAGAGAGACTCCCAGGTTCTTCCGAAAGACGTGTCGTCGCAGTCAAAGACCAACAGTTCCCAGCCAATCGGAGGCAACGTGTCCCTCTCCACTAACGGCCACGGGTCCCAGGCGCAGGCGAAGAAGGTGCACCCGGCTCCTGACAGGCTCTCCCAGACTGAGAGGGTGGGGCCTGAACCAGAGGGGCTCAAAGACAAGAGCCTGAGTGATAGCTCGGGAG AAATTTCCTTCCACTTCACACTTCCTAAAGAAGGGGAGCTGATTGGTCCTGCTGTCGGTGCCACGCCCCCTCTAATCAGCCAGCTGAAGCAGAGGCTGAGGCACAGCACTCCCATCG aGATCACTTCCTTTTCCGAAAAGTCAGGCGTGGTGGGGGATGTCTCTGCAGACGGGGCGATGGCAGCCAGTGACATTGTGTCGGGGGAAAGCGGGGACGACACGACGGAAAAGGGAGATGGGAAGCTGAGTTTGAGGATGAAGCTGGTGACCCCCGTCGAAGAGGGCAGCTCGGAGCGCTTCAGCCTGCAGA AGCCAGCACTATCAGAAGAAGATGAATCTGTCGTCAAGGTTACCACTGTTGCCAAGGCTGTTACCAG CAGCCCGTCAGTGTTCAGTCGTGTCAGACAGGTGCACAGACAGCAGGAGCCAAGGGAGGACAGCCAGGCTGGAGGCAACACCACATCGGTCAG AGAGGAGCTGTTTGCCTCACCCCAGAGGAGCTCCCAGGCGTCCTCGCTGGGATGCAACAGCCTCCCTAACAGCCAATCGGAGCCTTCGCAACAGGAAGTGTTGGCAGCACCGCAGGAGAGCCGTAAGGATCCTCCCGGCCCTACTGAGGAGTCTGGGGATAAGCGAGGACCCCCGCAAGCTCCAGAGCCGCCCACCCCTAACAGGACTGATGGCAGACAGAGGGCTCCTCAGCAGACCATCGCCTCCAGTCCGTCCAACAAG CTCCGTCAGCGGACAGTCTCCCAGCAGACCAGCTTCGATGCACCGGGGCCGCGCTCCCCAGCTGGCAGG GGTGAACCAGAGTCTCCGTCCTTTAGAAGAACCGCAGCCCCCGCCCACCGCAGACACGTGCGCACCATCCAGGAAGTGCGAACCACCGTCACACGGATCATCACAGACGTGTATTATGAGGACGGCAAAGAGGTGGAACGCAAAGTCACCGAG GAGACGGAGGAGCCAGTGGTGGACTCCCAGGTGTTGGACAGCGACATCTCCCCGTGCCGCACAGGCAGCAGCTCTTTGACCTCTGGTGACCTGGCTGACATCAGCTCTCTGTCGTCCAAGGCCTCCAGCCTGCAGCACAGCTCCGGAGGAACCAGCAGCAGCGGTTTCACCAGGCCAGACTTCACCAGGCCGGACTTCATCATGCCGCCCAGTCGAGGGGCCGTATCCTTCAG tcCCAGGAGGGGAGGCGGGCAGCAACAGAGGGGTCACAGGGGTCACAGAGGTCAAAGGGCAGGGTCAGTGGTCACAATGCACAGAGGCGACAGCACCCTGGGGTCCCGGGCCTTCGTCCCGCTGACCCCCAGAGGAAGGGCTAGAAGGGGCCGACCCCCATCCCGCTCCTCCATGTCCAG GGGAGGTGGCGTTGGCTCGCTGCAGAGGCTCGGCGCTCACGGCCAGCCACAGTCCTCCTCAGAGGATGAGTTGTACACCCGCATGCTCCCCCCGCGCCTCCCCGTCAGCCCCACAGACGCCGAGCTGCCCAGCCACTCCGACTCCCTCAGGTCGTCGCCGGAGGAGGCCAGCTCGGCCGGAAGCAGCTTCGTCGGCCTGCGGGTGGTGGCCAAGTGGTCGTCCAACGGCTACTTCTACTCGGGCCGCATCATCAAGGACATCGGGGAGGGGAGATTCCGCCTGCGGTTCGATGACGGCTACGAGTGCGAGGTGGCGGGGAAGGATATCCTGCTGTGTGATCCCATCCCCCTGGGGACGGAGGTCACCGCTCTGCTGGAGGACGAGTACTTCAGCATCG gGGTTGTTAGGGGCCATAAAACAGAGGGGCAGGAGCTGTTCTACAGCGTGGAGAAGGACGGACAGACGCAGTGGTACAACAGGACCGCCATCATCCTGTCTCTGGAGCAGGGGAACAAGCTGAGGGAGCAGCACAGCCTCGGGCCCTACGAGCCCTCCACGCCCCTGACCAAAGCCTCCGACATCAGCCTCG ACAACCTGGTGGAGGGGAAGAGGAGGCGCAGAGGAGGCCCCGAGGGTCAGAACACTCCCAACCGCAGCTCCTCCAGCAGCCCCCGAACCCCCGGCCCCTCCGGCAAGAGGAAGCTGATGGCCTCCGAGGACAACAGGACGCCGGCCAAGAGAGGCCGCAGGGGCTCGGGGGTCAAAGCCG ctCAGCGGGTGGGACTGTGTAACACCTCTGGCAGCGGCACAGACCTCCCCGGTCAGTCTTGTGACGTGGGGGAGACTCACGGCCCGCTGCCCCAGAACACGACTCTCTTCATGGGCTTCGCCTTCATGCTGACTACCTCGTCCGAGATCGACCGGCTGACCAACAAGCACAGCAGCGACGACGAGGAAG ATTATGTGCAGACAGGTCCGTATAACAAAGCATACACAGAGTCCCAGCTGCAGGCAGGTGGAGGCTTCGTCCTGCCGGACTTCAACGAAGAACAA tgtaaGGCAGCTTACCAGAGCCTGCTCATTGCAGACCAGCACTGTCGTACAAGGAAGTACTTGCTGTGTTTGGCCAGCGGCGTGCCGTGTGTGTCGCACATCTGGGTGCGAGACTGCTGCAAAGAGAACAAGCTGCTCAACTACAGGAACTACTTGCTGCCTGCCGGCGTGGGGCCAGATGAGACCATAGTAGAATG GCATCCACGCTGCAGCCCGTTCAAAGCTCTGCGGGTCCTTCTGGTGTTTGAGAAGCCAGTGGAGCTTTGGGCCCAGCTGATCACCTTGGGTGGAGGTTCTTCTCTTCGACAGTTCCAGGCGGACAAAGAGGGCTTAG ACATTCCTGCGGGCAAGTATGACGTTGTGGTGACAGACCGTGCCTGTCCGCCATTGGTAGAGAAAAACGTGACCTCGCAGGAAGTCCCGCTGGTGTCTCCCGAGTGGCTGATCCAGAGCATCATCCGTGGGGAGCGCCTGGGTTTCCATAGCAAGCCTCAGTATCGCCACGACtactcctccacctcctcctcataa
- the tp53bp1 gene encoding TP53-binding protein 1 isoform X6, translating to MDPGGSELDSSLPQPENPCLIVEDSQPDSVALEDDPESSYRALLARRLSSLQPTSRSPVLELISSPLGSRLSQTDSQLESSQSNNQAEPGILMADNPSSAFQEESQVLNICPPANKKKCAAEDTDMDSGADSTTHCIQSEEGTSQFGFLELSQSQDLRGEARNSQEEEEDIVPQPDSERRTKLAEQSISSRTSESQDNKAVRSEVSSSSSLEPPGPLGRQLSVQALLHSQASGEQGEQDCEILSSQEDMFDADKTGAAVDSTVSEPEQQAHPTSTPAHTLRLLHLSGQGTLVQESLSQSSVDYVAPTPDNFTHTPLIVPSSPTGPENEHGADEAMDTSLPPEDRALEKEEPMETEAASKPHPSASTPVSQNSPGFVLEQTLSIPSQPEFSHDVFVPTQSQEAPQQSDKKMALLPRETQSQQLESAAFTLPLQLSVNTQSSSPAQKTSEHVEEDSQATQIEELEEPPGVDTSDSVVSHQRSESNGVSSESQTVASSKASTSAESPKHRSECAKKELSNLLQQSDVHKKTSLNVQDVNVKDSKSDSKEAGSAEAVSCSQSKFDPSVNSCVQETPPDTTPCSLSSQSMISNTSAVDVVKGSVDLGKEGGTAKSPSVKPLSQKCGTVGNSQMVKDMTDESVQDEVEEEEVVMEEGESALGGGASGMALALSQSQLLSPEPVEGESGDRGEDSVIVVADSERDSQVLPKDVSSQSKTNSSQPIGGNVSLSTNGHGSQAQAKKVHPAPDRLSQTERVGPEPEGLKDKSLSDSSGEISFHFTLPKEGELIGPAVGATPPLISQLKQRLRHSTPIEITSFSEKSGVVGDVSADGAMAASDIVSGESGDDTTEKGDGKLSLRMKLVTPVEEGSSERFSLQKPALSEEDESVVKVTTVAKAVTSSPSVFSRVRQVHRQQEPREDSQAGGNTTSVREELFASPQRSSQASSLGCNSLPNSQSEPSQQEVLAAPQESRKDPPGPTEESGDKRGPPQAPEPPTPNRTDGRQRAPQQTIASSPSNKLRQRTVSQQTSFDAPGPRSPAGRGEPESPSFRRTAAPAHRRHVRTIQEVRTTVTRIITDVYYEDGKEVERKVTEETEEPVVDSQVLDSDISPCRTGSSSLTSGDLADISSLSSKASSLQHSSGGTSSSGFTRPDFTRPDFIMPPSRGAVSFSPRRGGGQQQRGHRGHRGQRAGSVVTMHRGDSTLGSRAFVPLTPRGRARRGRPPSRSSMSRGGGVGSLQRLGAHGQPQSSSEDELYTRMLPPRLPVSPTDAELPSHSDSLRSSPEEASSAGSSFVGLRVVAKWSSNGYFYSGRIIKDIGEGRFRLRFDDGYECEVAGKDILLCDPIPLGTEVTALLEDEYFSIGVVRGHKTEGQELFYSVEKDGQTQWYNRTAIILSLEQGNKLREQHSLGPYEPSTPLTKASDISLDNLVEGKRRRRGGPEGQNTPNRSSSSSPRTPGPSGKRKLMASEDNRTPAKRGRRGSGVKAAQRVGLCNTSGSGTDLPGQSCDVGETHGPLPQNTTLFMGFAFMLTTSSEIDRLTNKHSSDDEEDYVQTGPYNKAYTESQLQAGGGFVLPDFNEEQCKAAYQSLLIADQHCRTRKYLLCLASGVPCVSHIWVRDCCKENKLLNYRNYLLPAGVGPDETIVEWHPRCSPFKALRVLLVFEKPVELWAQLITLGGGSSLRQFQADKEGLDIPAGKYDVVVTDRACPPLVEKNVTSQEVPLVSPEWLIQSIIRGERLGFHSKPQYRHDYSSTSSS from the exons agGGAACCTCTCAGTTTGGTTTTCTCGAGCTTTCTCAGAGTCAGGATCTGCGAGGTGAAGCGAGGAACAgtcaggaggaagaagaagacatcGTACCGCAGCCAGACAGCGAAAGACGCACCAAATTAG CAGAGCAGAGCATTAGCTCCAGGACTTCAGAGAGTCAGGACAACAAAGCAGTGAG ATCTGAGGTGAGCTCCAGCAGCTCATTAGAGCCTCCGGGTCCGTTGGGGAGGCAGCTGAGCGTCCAGGCTCTTCTGCACTCACAGGCCTCTGGTGAGCAGGGCGAGCAGGACTGTGAGATCCTGTCCTCGCAGGAGGACATGTTCGACGCTGACAAGACAG GTGCTGCGGTGGACAGCACAGTGTCTGAGCCGGAGCAGCAGGCTCACCCCACCTCGACACCGGCCCACACCCTGCGACTGCTGCATCTGTCTGGACAGGGAACACTGGTGCAGGAAAGTCTGTCCCA GAGCTCTGTTGACTATGTTGCCCCCACCCCAGACAACTTCACCCACACCCCTTTAATTGTTCCCAGCTCACCAACTGGACCAGAGAATGAACACG GTGCTGATGAAGCGATGGATACTTCACTGCCCCCCGAAGACCGGGCTTTAGAAAAGGAAGAGCCGATGGAAACGGAGGCAGCCTCCAAGCCACACCCGTCCGCCTCTACTCCTGTATCCCAGAATTCCCCTGGATTTGTGTTGGAGCAAACTCTCTCTATACCCTCCCAGCCAGAGTTCTCtcat GATGTGTTTGTCCCAACGCAGAGCCAAGAGGCACCACAGCAGTCCGATAAGAAGATGGCATTATTGCCTCGCGAGACACAGTCTCAACAGCTGGAGTCAGCTGCTTTCACTTTGCCTTTGCAGCTCTCCGTGAACACGCAGAGCAGTAGCCCAGCCCAGAAGACCTCAGAACATGTTGAGGAGGACAGCCAGGCCACTCAGATCGAGGAACTGGAGGAGCCGCCCGGTGTCGACACCAGCGACTCGGTGGTTTCACACCAGAGGAGCGAGAGCAACGGCGTCTCTTCAGAGTCACAAACTGTCGCCAGTTCTAAAGCTTCCACCTCTGCTGAATCACCAAAGCATCGCAGCGAATGTGCCAAGAAGGAGTTGTCCAATCTGTTGCAGCAGTCTGACGTGCACAAAAAGACCTCTTTGAATGTACAAGATGTGAATGTAAAAGACAGTAAGAGTGATAGCAAAGAGGCAGGCTCTGCTGAAGCGGTGTCCTGCTCTCAATCAAAGTTTGATCCCTCCGTTAACAGCTGTGTGCAGGAGACTCCCCCAGACACTACACCATGCAGTTTGTCCTCGCAGTCTATGATCTCTAACACATCTGCTGTGGATGTGGTGAAGGGTTCTGTAGACTtggggaaggaaggaggaactGCAAAGAGTCCTTCTGTAAAACCATTGTCACAGAAGTGTGGAACGGTTGGCAACAGTCAAATGGTCAAAGACATGACTGATGAGTCTGTGCAGGATGAGGTAGAAGAAGAGGAGGTGGTgatggaggagggggagagcGCATTGGGAGGCGGGGCCTCAGGAATGGCTCTGGCCCTCTCCCAGAGCCAGCTGTTGTCTCCTGAGCCCGTCGAGGGGGAGAGCGGcgacagaggagaggacagtGTCATCGTCGTTGCAGACAGCGAGAGAGACTCCCAGGTTCTTCCGAAAGACGTGTCGTCGCAGTCAAAGACCAACAGTTCCCAGCCAATCGGAGGCAACGTGTCCCTCTCCACTAACGGCCACGGGTCCCAGGCGCAGGCGAAGAAGGTGCACCCGGCTCCTGACAGGCTCTCCCAGACTGAGAGGGTGGGGCCTGAACCAGAGGGGCTCAAAGACAAGAGCCTGAGTGATAGCTCGGGAG AAATTTCCTTCCACTTCACACTTCCTAAAGAAGGGGAGCTGATTGGTCCTGCTGTCGGTGCCACGCCCCCTCTAATCAGCCAGCTGAAGCAGAGGCTGAGGCACAGCACTCCCATCG aGATCACTTCCTTTTCCGAAAAGTCAGGCGTGGTGGGGGATGTCTCTGCAGACGGGGCGATGGCAGCCAGTGACATTGTGTCGGGGGAAAGCGGGGACGACACGACGGAAAAGGGAGATGGGAAGCTGAGTTTGAGGATGAAGCTGGTGACCCCCGTCGAAGAGGGCAGCTCGGAGCGCTTCAGCCTGCAGA AGCCAGCACTATCAGAAGAAGATGAATCTGTCGTCAAGGTTACCACTGTTGCCAAGGCTGTTACCAG CAGCCCGTCAGTGTTCAGTCGTGTCAGACAGGTGCACAGACAGCAGGAGCCAAGGGAGGACAGCCAGGCTGGAGGCAACACCACATCGGTCAG AGAGGAGCTGTTTGCCTCACCCCAGAGGAGCTCCCAGGCGTCCTCGCTGGGATGCAACAGCCTCCCTAACAGCCAATCGGAGCCTTCGCAACAGGAAGTGTTGGCAGCACCGCAGGAGAGCCGTAAGGATCCTCCCGGCCCTACTGAGGAGTCTGGGGATAAGCGAGGACCCCCGCAAGCTCCAGAGCCGCCCACCCCTAACAGGACTGATGGCAGACAGAGGGCTCCTCAGCAGACCATCGCCTCCAGTCCGTCCAACAAG CTCCGTCAGCGGACAGTCTCCCAGCAGACCAGCTTCGATGCACCGGGGCCGCGCTCCCCAGCTGGCAGG GGTGAACCAGAGTCTCCGTCCTTTAGAAGAACCGCAGCCCCCGCCCACCGCAGACACGTGCGCACCATCCAGGAAGTGCGAACCACCGTCACACGGATCATCACAGACGTGTATTATGAGGACGGCAAAGAGGTGGAACGCAAAGTCACCGAG GAGACGGAGGAGCCAGTGGTGGACTCCCAGGTGTTGGACAGCGACATCTCCCCGTGCCGCACAGGCAGCAGCTCTTTGACCTCTGGTGACCTGGCTGACATCAGCTCTCTGTCGTCCAAGGCCTCCAGCCTGCAGCACAGCTCCGGAGGAACCAGCAGCAGCGGTTTCACCAGGCCAGACTTCACCAGGCCGGACTTCATCATGCCGCCCAGTCGAGGGGCCGTATCCTTCAG tcCCAGGAGGGGAGGCGGGCAGCAACAGAGGGGTCACAGGGGTCACAGAGGTCAAAGGGCAGGGTCAGTGGTCACAATGCACAGAGGCGACAGCACCCTGGGGTCCCGGGCCTTCGTCCCGCTGACCCCCAGAGGAAGGGCTAGAAGGGGCCGACCCCCATCCCGCTCCTCCATGTCCAG GGGAGGTGGCGTTGGCTCGCTGCAGAGGCTCGGCGCTCACGGCCAGCCACAGTCCTCCTCAGAGGATGAGTTGTACACCCGCATGCTCCCCCCGCGCCTCCCCGTCAGCCCCACAGACGCCGAGCTGCCCAGCCACTCCGACTCCCTCAGGTCGTCGCCGGAGGAGGCCAGCTCGGCCGGAAGCAGCTTCGTCGGCCTGCGGGTGGTGGCCAAGTGGTCGTCCAACGGCTACTTCTACTCGGGCCGCATCATCAAGGACATCGGGGAGGGGAGATTCCGCCTGCGGTTCGATGACGGCTACGAGTGCGAGGTGGCGGGGAAGGATATCCTGCTGTGTGATCCCATCCCCCTGGGGACGGAGGTCACCGCTCTGCTGGAGGACGAGTACTTCAGCATCG gGGTTGTTAGGGGCCATAAAACAGAGGGGCAGGAGCTGTTCTACAGCGTGGAGAAGGACGGACAGACGCAGTGGTACAACAGGACCGCCATCATCCTGTCTCTGGAGCAGGGGAACAAGCTGAGGGAGCAGCACAGCCTCGGGCCCTACGAGCCCTCCACGCCCCTGACCAAAGCCTCCGACATCAGCCTCG ACAACCTGGTGGAGGGGAAGAGGAGGCGCAGAGGAGGCCCCGAGGGTCAGAACACTCCCAACCGCAGCTCCTCCAGCAGCCCCCGAACCCCCGGCCCCTCCGGCAAGAGGAAGCTGATGGCCTCCGAGGACAACAGGACGCCGGCCAAGAGAGGCCGCAGGGGCTCGGGGGTCAAAGCCG ctCAGCGGGTGGGACTGTGTAACACCTCTGGCAGCGGCACAGACCTCCCCGGTCAGTCTTGTGACGTGGGGGAGACTCACGGCCCGCTGCCCCAGAACACGACTCTCTTCATGGGCTTCGCCTTCATGCTGACTACCTCGTCCGAGATCGACCGGCTGACCAACAAGCACAGCAGCGACGACGAGGAAG ATTATGTGCAGACAGGTCCGTATAACAAAGCATACACAGAGTCCCAGCTGCAGGCAGGTGGAGGCTTCGTCCTGCCGGACTTCAACGAAGAACAA tgtaaGGCAGCTTACCAGAGCCTGCTCATTGCAGACCAGCACTGTCGTACAAGGAAGTACTTGCTGTGTTTGGCCAGCGGCGTGCCGTGTGTGTCGCACATCTGGGTGCGAGACTGCTGCAAAGAGAACAAGCTGCTCAACTACAGGAACTACTTGCTGCCTGCCGGCGTGGGGCCAGATGAGACCATAGTAGAATG GCATCCACGCTGCAGCCCGTTCAAAGCTCTGCGGGTCCTTCTGGTGTTTGAGAAGCCAGTGGAGCTTTGGGCCCAGCTGATCACCTTGGGTGGAGGTTCTTCTCTTCGACAGTTCCAGGCGGACAAAGAGGGCTTAG ACATTCCTGCGGGCAAGTATGACGTTGTGGTGACAGACCGTGCCTGTCCGCCATTGGTAGAGAAAAACGTGACCTCGCAGGAAGTCCCGCTGGTGTCTCCCGAGTGGCTGATCCAGAGCATCATCCGTGGGGAGCGCCTGGGTTTCCATAGCAAGCCTCAGTATCGCCACGACtactcctccacctcctcctcataa